The Xyrauchen texanus isolate HMW12.3.18 chromosome 42, RBS_HiC_50CHRs, whole genome shotgun sequence genome includes the window ttgaccattcttactttgtttgcctaaattgatcgttttgtggtgaacaattcatccatgcaagtcaatccacacaaaaaaaaaatttggcttcctaatctttaatcaaaatctgaaaattccccgcccctctgcattggaggaccttgcctgatgacgTAGGTTTGACGGTTTAGGTGTCTCCTTAACATCCAGTAACCACGccctccaactgacagtagacaggctgcctgtgtgtttgcgagcattgacagcgtgtgaaaggagagatggcgaggaggtgcatttttggttgtgacactcacggaacactttttaccattcgaaccctccgcatgtaacggctcaaacatgtaaggtctgattcccccGTGATCGAAATTATCCtccgtgtgttcctgttcttcttcatcttcctcctcctgctgcaggaaggggactgctggcggtgtttcaggcggcgagtaatcctcaacaaccgattgtaaacttgcgttaagatctgcctccatttctgaatgaaacacctacttttttagatccaatcaggtgctagttggaaaaaaaagccacgcccactattttgcctcatttagtattccgtttctctcagaaatacgtcacaacaatggagaaaagtcgtttgcaacttccggttcacgGGGACTTTAACTAAAATTTAGAAGGTATAACCAGATTGGAAAAAGCTATTGGGACACTTGAGTTTTGATCTATTCCTGATATaagtagaaatgtagtattttcTAGGCACTGTAAAAGTTGCTGAGGTACGGAGTTGCTAAACTTACCAAATGTGGAATAGGAGTTTTGCTTGTTTCCTCACCAGTGCTTCTGTTGTGATTTTATTTAGATTCTTGGAGTTCTGGGAGCAGTCGAGAAGGGGCCACTCTGACCAACCTGAATCTCCCTTCCTGGAGGGATCAGGACTACGAAACCGACAGCGGCAGTCCTGATGGGACAGAACTTGTCTCAAACTCTCAGTCTGTGGTGGGAGAGGAGCCAGCAAGTTTGAATCTGGGTATGGATGGTTTGCCTCAAGTGTCTGTGAGTACATCTTCAACGCAACCAGTCCAACCCCGCAAGACCCGCACTGCCTTTTCTGAGGTGCAAATGAATGCTCTTGTACACCGGTTCAATGTCCAGAGATACCTGACACCTGCAGAGATGAAGAATCTTGCTGGATTGACAGGACTAACATACAAGCAGGTAGGCAAAAATGAATCCCTAGAAATCTTAAGGgttaaacacaaaaaaattttAGGCGTTTTAtgagttttaatccatgtctgttTGCTTTTAAACCACCTGTATGCTAGTATCATAATTTGTTTCCTTCAAAGGTGAAAACTTGGTTCCAGAACCGCAGGATGAAACTCAAGAGGCACCAAAGAGATGGCAGTTGGATGGCCGAGAGATATGGAATGTCCAACACACCAGCTCCTCGCTCTCCGGTAAGCACGGGATCATTTATTTTGATCTCTTATGGTTCATAATAGATTATGGTTGGTACCTGTGTGGACGCAGAGCATAATTACCACCTACAGAGGAGGCATTTCAGTAGTTTAATGTCTTGGAAGGCACAATGATACAATAGACCCACAGTGAACTTTAACTTGCCTGGTATGTCATTTGGCACATTTTCACACATCTTTCTCTAGTTTCAGAGTGATGCCTCCCTACCAAACCAAGACCAATACAGTAACCCTCAGTTGAGAGAAGCCATTTTTAAGAGTCCTCCTCCAAAAACGCCCTTCTACCCCAGCTACCCACAGCCACGCTCCCCTTCCCAGGCCACCACGAGACCCCCGGGAAACTGGCCTCTGCCCCCAGCTGTGATGCACTACGAGTTCCCCAACCCTACTAGCTACATGCAGGCCCATGTCAACACCAGCATCAATGACGGCGGCAATGCAGTGAACAAAGAAAGTCGTTCTACTCCAATGCCTGCTGCCCCTAGCACCACCCACTGGTCAACATAAGGAATGACTTTGCTGTGTGGTTCTGGCTGcttgtgtatatttttttttccttttttttttcttcagccaCACAGCATATGTTAACCATAAttgtaaataaattttttttttttttttagcaaactgttggccaatagatttttttttttaggcaatgATGTCACAAGTTGGTACATGTTGGCCAAGTGAGATGTTTCAATTTCCTTATTTTATCACCGTGTAAGGTTTGCCTTTTTAATCCCAGCGTGTTTTATACCGGAGATCTATTTTTATAACTTCAATGTACCTTTCAGAGTATTTAATATCTAGCTCTCTTGTTCTTCCAGGTGCTTTTAACTTTTTGATTCGCCAAGACAAGTTGGTTTTGTCAATTGAGTTCCATGAATTTGTATGCAAGGCACTGGTCTACATCTGATGTGTACTTGATAAGGTTATCTGTACTGCACTGTAGTGTTTTGTTCGGTTTCATTCCCTATTTTCACTGCTCAATGTATGCGATCAATGCTACATTGTGTATTTGCTTGTATGTAGGAGTCTTCACTTGGCTGTACATGGTCCGTCCTAATGAAACAACAATTTCCAAGTTGTTATTGCCACTCAAGTACTCTTGCCCACACAAACTAGTCTTTGAGACCTGGTGTTGTGAAATAAATGTCTTATCAGTTTCTAAATTTATGCCTGATTTTGTgtaaatttatgtgatttttcgaCATAATGCTTTTGATTTGGTTTTGTTTGGGATTTATTGCAATAAATTTAACTAGAATTTTAAACCGGTTAATTCTTGGCAAGATTTGAAAGGCTGCATTATCTACAATAGTAGCCTAAACCGCTATTCAGCTTTTTCTTTCATGAATGGCATAGGTGATGGGAGacaaggtcattttaaaagtaGAATACCTGTATGTGACCCATTTTAATTAAATACCAAGTGACCGTAGACATTCAGCAAATTATTGTCTGGTACTCTTACACATAGTAATCTCTTTGACTATTGTTAATTTTGCTGAATGTAGGTCATCTGGAACGTGTATGGATTCAATGAATTTGCACACTGTAGGTACAGCATATACTCTTAGTAAGAGTAATATGATGTCCTGAACCGAACCAAACCGTTTAAagtatagttctcccaaaaatcacACCCCTGTtcttacaaacctgtatgacttcttttattttatttctcaaaatattttaggcagaatgttggggACTGActgcctcaatcaccattcactttcagtgtatcTTTTCCTTACTATGAAAGTCTCTGGTGTTGGTGTTGGCAGAgagacatatgggtttggaactacagGTTGATTTAAATGACAATTTGCCCTTTAAGTATATGAGAATATGGGCCAAAAAGCATTGTGTGCGTGACCATGAATTTTCAATCTGTTTGCCATTTTAGGTTTCACACATTGATAATATAAACCCAACCGTTGTTTCTTttcaacaacatttattttactgtaaCAAAATAACTATTGAAAACTAATATTTACAATTTAACAGATCACCGTTAAAAAGAGACTTAAGAGCATtgtattgcttctgaaaacaaaTTCTCACTTCTCACTCAAAATTGTCCTTCAATATGCTCTTATGGTCAAACATGTGTACATTGCACACAATCTGACATCTCTTTACCGCAAATATATGTCCCTTCCATAATCCGACATCAACATATATTCATCTTCAGTAAATTTGCCTGCAGTATAAGTGCTTTTGTGTCAATGATCTGGTGAACAAGACTACTTATAAAGGCCTCTGATTCCTGCCCTTTCACCacaattagaggtcgaccaatagtggattttgcccaTAATGTTAActtaaggtggtgggaaaggcagataacctattaattggctgatagttattaaaatcgatttatataatgtcaaaaaaaaatcttactatGGCAGGTACGGaatttggtgcataacacggGACTTCCGAGTATAAACAAACCCGaaacacaccggggactcttattttgaaatgatgaaaaaaatatatagattttagccgataacaatagttccaaaaaaacGATATATCGTCTACCTCTACCCCCAGTATTTGAATTTTACATGTAATCATTTTTGgattcacaatattttcttgaacATAATCTAAGATCCAAGTCTTTTTTGGCTTGGATATATTGTAGGCAACATTTAAAGGATCCAAAATTTTCCGGCTCAGCAAAACCTCAAATACTATGGTATTTTATCTGGCAACTATGTATCTGTGTGCATTTTAAGTATTAGGTCACCCTATGAAAATCAAATATTAAATGTAGTCGTTTGTCAGTCACTTTTGTCTGCtccctattaaagggatagtgaaCTCAACTATGAAAAtgctgtcaatatttactcaccctcatgtcattttaaacctgTATAACTATCTAGTGTAACATACAAAGGTAGTTTTCAGCAGAATTCCAAGCCACTGTTACTCATCCATTTTTATTGTACTGTATGAAGACATTGGAAATTCTGGTAAGTGTCTTCTTTTGAGTTCTATGCAAGAAAGCAAGCCATATGGGTTGTAacaacataaggttgagtaaattatgacagaattatcattttggatGAACTCGCCCTTTAAATTGGCATCAGAAACAGTTTGATAGTTTAATATAAGTCATCACAAAACCTGCACACACAGGGCTCCGTTAGTACTTGGTCCATGAGTCTCTTGATCTTTCCCATTTGGGGCAGTCGAGAGGAAGTGACAGCTTCCACCCATTAGTCCATCTTAAGGCTACGGTAGATATAACAGATAAAAGCCAGAGAAGCCCAGAAGGAGACCGTTCCCAACATGAGTGAGAAAACAAATGCAGTAAGCAAGGAATATCCAAAGAATTCAACGCTCTGTACAAGGCCACTCATGCTAGAGCGATTGTGGTAGTAGAAGAGAGAGTAAACCATTATAAAGATGCCGGTGGAGCCGGTGCTCAGAACACTTCGCCACCACCAGCGATAGTCCTCGCCTGAGAGCAGGAAGTAGGTGAGGGCCACAGAGATGCAGGCGCCCACGGAGagcaggatggcaaagacacacAGCAGGATGCCATAGAGAGTGTAGTGCTCACGACCCCACACGGTGGCAAAGATGTAGTAAAGTTCTACTGAGATGGCACTGCAAAGACGAGATGAGAAGTTTAGATGGGCATGGAGATAAGAGTGATAATATAATTCTAGACAATGCTCACACCCACTACTGCTGCCAATCATTTGCATTATTCTAGACTTTGTATAATATCATGTTTCCCACaatgggccttattcatgaaacatgagcagagcAAATACCTGTGTACATCGTACAAAAAACTATTCTTAAATGAAtcatcacattcaattcagaGAGACAAtctacatacaaataaatatgaatgacTTACATGGAAatttgttctgcttgtgtttcatgaagaaTGCCCATTAAATGCGTTTACACGCACAAGTTAACAAAATTATGCTTCACAAGCCAACAGCATGTAAGTTTatgaatgaatattacatttataaagagcttttctgacactacactcaaagtgaacaggggactctcctcaaccaccaccagtgagcagcatccacctggacAATGCAATAGCAGCAATAGTGTGCCAGTACCTtcaccacagacacacacacacacacacacacacacacacacacacacacacacacacacacacacacacacacacacacacacacacacacacacacacacacacacatgttgtgtttccatgttttatggggactttccatagacataatggtttttatactgtacaaactttatattctatcccctaaacctaaccctacccctaaacctaaccctcacagaaaacattctgcatttttacattttcaaaaaacataatttagtatgatttataagctgttttcctcatggggaccgacaaaatgtccccacaaggtcaaaaatttcgggttttactatacttatggggacatttggtccccacaaagtgataaatacacgctcacacacacacacacacacacacacacacacacacacacacacacacacacacacacacacacacacgccgagGAGAGAGTGACAGTCATTTCATGCATGGGGATTATTAAAGGCCATGGTTGATAAAGGCCAATGTGGGGATTATAAACCGTCGATGGAATCGATTACAACCTGTGGAATAGAATCTTGATTCCTAACGCCTCTGAATCAAGGAATCGATTCTTTTAGAATCGaattccagccctagtcaggagctgagtcgcaaaatactacagaaaaagtaaagtttgtcagtcaaagagcaaacgcactatactaaagcattgtttattatgttttaaaacagtctgtatatctcctaaaacgcagatgtttagcctacattaactgctctagtctatcataatagactatagaccataatagacttcatttttccaatcataaatactgttgcaatatttattgaaaataagtatgcaatcttaagcatgcAATTGAAATGGCAGAAGAGATCCTCAACCTTCCACCATTACCATAAAAAAACACAGCCCTGTAGCTTCTGAAATTTCTTCACCAGAAGCAACTGCAGGAGATATTTCCAAACCTCTGGATTGCTCTCAGAATTGCAGTTACACTGCCAGTAACCGTAGCAGCTGCCGAGAAAAGTTTCTCAAAACTGAAGCTTGTAAAAAATTACCTGCGCTCCACAATGACTCAGGAACGGCTTAGTGGACTTGCTTTAATCAGTATTAACAGAGAACTCGCACAGCAGATTTCTTATGAAGTAGTTATTGATgagtttgcttaaaaaaaaagcagaagagTGCCTCTGTAGGTGGCCATGGAATAAGAATAATAAGTGCTGGTCCAGATGACTTttcacatgattttttttttgtttaccttaattaaagttacattaatatgcacatttaagtaaaaatataaaaatacttataacaggttttgtataaataaaatggttaggaatcatatttgttttcaagtcttttttattaaattatgttttattaaagttcggaggagcacattcagataatcaacgagataagaggtatatatactgcagacttacctctgttcattgacagtttatcagcatccctccaccgcccccatctcctcactttgatttttaataatctcttattggatgtaaacaacacaatccaaaatacaatgcaatccaatgtaatactgtgtaaatctggccaaaattcagagcctggagccctcccctggacagcatgccaaatacgcataatctttactctatttaatttgatgtaagtgtgaactcgtgaattctgaaagggaggagggcatggcggggggcctccaacatacattttgcctagggcctccaaatgtctagaatcGTCCCTGAGCATCCACATCACTTTGCTagagcattaggacccacacagtccaaagtgtgagcaccccctgctgaccTCTCTAACACCATTTCAAGCAGCAACCATTGTTTAccaaggaggtctcccatccaggtactgaccag containing:
- the nanog gene encoding homeobox protein NANOG: MADWKMPVNYNFNPSYHAYAYGQPNLTWKEAAYTHTGGVSTSFYSTQAAQQSPPWSPENTAASNYGHYPSHTQNGRLFLSYNKTEVDPKTKDAEQAGSDTPSDSEAHTPDSWSSGSSREGATLTNLNLPSWRDQDYETDSGSPDGTELVSNSQSVVGEEPASLNLGMDGLPQVSVSTSSTQPVQPRKTRTAFSEVQMNALVHRFNVQRYLTPAEMKNLAGLTGLTYKQVKTWFQNRRMKLKRHQRDGSWMAERYGMSNTPAPRSPFQSDASLPNQDQYSNPQLREAIFKSPPPKTPFYPSYPQPRSPSQATTRPPGNWPLPPAVMHYEFPNPTSYMQAHVNTSINDGGNAVNKESRSTPMPAAPSTTHWST